The genomic segment TTTCTATAACGTAGTAGCGTTGCAGCAGGGTTTTAACGATCTTGGCGTACGTGGAGGGTCTGCCGATCTTCCTGTTCTTCATCATGGCTATTATGTCGCCCTGGCTGTAGAGCTGTACTTTGGGGGCCTTCCACCTCTTGCTTTCAACGACCTTGAACCTCTGGCCGGCTTCGAGTTTTGGTAACTCTCTGAGGGGCAGTTTTCTTATCCGGGACCAGCCGCTGTTGAGTAGCTCCGTGTACCCTTCGATCTCGACCTTTCCAACACCTGTGTTGATCGTTGCCTTCTCATGGAGGATCTTTGCAGCAGGCATCTGGCTGGCCATGAACTTGCGGAATATCATGTCGTAGAGCCTGTAGTGGTTCCGGGTTAGGTTCTTGGGGAGCTGCACTATGTTGTCCCTTATGAGCTGCATGAGTCTTCCGGTGTCTATCGGGCGGGTTGGTCTTATGCACTCGTGGGCCCCTTCTTCGCCCCAGGGTCTTGGTTTGAAGTACTCTTCACCTATCCCTTGGGTTATGTACTCCTTTGCTATTTCGATTCCTGTATTGCTGACGTGTGTGGAGTCGGTGCGGTGGTAGGTCGTTAGGCCCGCTTCGAAGAGGTCCTGGGCAAGCCGCATGGTTTCGTGTGCTGAGAGCTTTAGGAATGTGGAGGCGTCCTTCAGCATGGTGTCCGTCGTGTAGGGGGGGGCTGGGGTTATGTCCCTCTCCTCTAGGCGAACGCTCTCGACCGTTACCTCCTCAGGCGGCTCGACTTTTTTCCCGTCCTTCCCTAGTTCCACAGTTATTCGAAGCCCGTTGTCGAGTTCAAGGCCGAGGAAATACGTCTCGCTCTCGGTGAACTCTCTGTAGCGTTCAATTATCCACCCAAGGACCGGTGTCTGTACCCTGCCGGCGGAGAGGTTGTAGTTCTCGAAGACCCTCTGTAGTTCTTGGCTCAGTTCGAAGCCTATCCATCTGTCCTCCACCCGTCTGACTATCTGGGCGTTTACCCTGCCTTCGTTGACGTCCCTGGCTTCTTCCAGGGCTCTCAATATGGCCGGGCGAGTTACCTCGTGGAACTCGATGCGTTTGATGTTTGGTGTGTACGGGCTGAGCACGTTCCGGATGTCCCAGGCTATCTTTTCGCCCTCTGTATCAGGGTCCGTAGCTATGAGTATCTCGTCTACTTCTTGGGCTATCTCGCGCATCGCCTTGACGTTCTGGAGCGCGTCGTGGACGTTGGTCGAGCCGCAGCGTGGGCAGGTCCCCTTCTTCTCCCAGTCGATGAACTGGTGCCCGCAGTCACGGCAGCGTTTGATGGTGTCGTAGAGAGGAATAAAACGGATGTCATCACTTTTGTTTTCAATTAACACTCCGTGATAGCCGTCGTTCGTAACTAGGTCGAACATGTGGCCGCCGCTCGCCAGGATCGTCAGCATTCTATTGCCTATGCTCACTTCGTAGGCCACTAAGTCCCCGATGCGCCTCTTGCTGGGCTGTCCAAAGAAACTCGCTATGGTTCGGGCTTTGTTGGGGCTCTCAACTATCATGAGGGATGACTTCACAAGATCCTTGACCCTGGCGCTTATCTTGCCCTCCATCACGAGCCGGACCTTTTCCCTGTCCTCGTCTATCTGCTTCAGGATCTCGTCGAGGTTGAGCTCTTCAAAGGACGCCATTTTGAACTCCGTAAAGCGCCAGCGCATCTGCCTGACGAGGCCGTTGAAGACCTTCTCGTTGTCAACTATGAGGACGCTCAGTCCCTTGGTGATTCCACCCGCGAAGAGCCTGCTCGTCCTTCCTGTGGCCTGGATGTACGTCCTGACGTCCGGTATTTCGATGTACCATTTTCCTTCTTCCTCTCTGAGACTGACGAAGGGGTCCTCGGCGAGCTTTTTGAGAACCTCCTTGTCCTTGAGAACTTTTCTCAGAAATTCAACCAGCTCGCGGAAAACGCCGAGGACGTGGTTGTGGAATTCGTTCTCTATCGGCAGTCCCTCGGCTAGGGCCTCCTCAATCTTGAGAAGTTCAAACTGGGGGATGTTTCTTATGAGCCTCCTGAGCCTTGCATGGAACTTTTCAGCGGTTTTTCTATCCTCGTCGCCCAGAAAGTCCATCACCTCGCTCATGAGACCGAGGGCGCGGTATATCGTCGGCCTCTCGAGGTTTATGGAGAAGCGGAACTTTGGGACGCCTGTGAACACGGAGTAGCGGATTAAGTGTGGGAGGTCTAGGCCACGGACCAGGGAGCCGTAGTATGTGGCGGAGCCAACTAGGTAGTCGGCCTCGCCGTTCTCAAACTTCTCTATCGATCGTTTGTTCTTTGATGAGACGAGCTCCACTTTAAGGCCTTTTTCCCGGAGGTAGTTAACGAGCTCCTCCGCGTAGCCCAGCCCCTGGTCTATGGGCGTGAACACGATCCCCCCTTTACCGAGTTTTCTGAGGAGCTCCTCCACGTGGTCTTTTACGTCCTTTTGGGGCTTCAGGTAGCTGTCGACGACGTTTCTTAGGGCGGAGCGTCCGCTTCCAACCTCGAAGCCGAGCAGCTCGCGGTAGAGTTTTATCCTGTCGCCCCGGGCTGAGCCCGTGGCTGAGGCGATTATCATGATGCCTATGTCGTTTTTGTATTTGAACTCCTCTATCTCCTTCTGCAGTGCCCTTATCCCCTCGTTTATTTCTTTCAGTCTCTCCTCTCGGTCCTCGGCGCGGCCGTTCAGGTAACGTGCCATGTTTTTCTTGAGTCGGATTATCTCCCATGCCTTTCCTATCATCTCCTCGTTGAACCCCAGGAGATAGAGGGAGCGGTCTATGTTCTTGCTGGCCTTGAGAAACGCGTCAACGTCGTCGACGAAGACGAAGTCGAAG from the Thermococcus sp. genome contains:
- the rgy gene encoding reverse gyrase, with amino-acid sequence MKAIYRGMCPNCGDRISDERLREKNPCERCLDEPVSSKNYFDLVKAVRDALQLRGELKEWEEIHRLESQTRGIEAFFESATGFRFWSAQRTWVKRLLRGTSFSIIAPTGMGKSTFGAFMAVWHAKNGRKSYIVVPTTPLVIQTVKKVMAIAERAGVDLRLAYYHGNLRKKEKEEMLDRIRREEYDILITSAQWMARKFEDELKGRHFDFVFVDDVDAFLKASKNIDRSLYLLGFNEEMIGKAWEIIRLKKNMARYLNGRAEDREERLKEINEGIRALQKEIEEFKYKNDIGIMIIASATGSARGDRIKLYRELLGFEVGSGRSALRNVVDSYLKPQKDVKDHVEELLRKLGKGGIVFTPIDQGLGYAEELVNYLREKGLKVELVSSKNKRSIEKFENGEADYLVGSATYYGSLVRGLDLPHLIRYSVFTGVPKFRFSINLERPTIYRALGLMSEVMDFLGDEDRKTAEKFHARLRRLIRNIPQFELLKIEEALAEGLPIENEFHNHVLGVFRELVEFLRKVLKDKEVLKKLAEDPFVSLREEEGKWYIEIPDVRTYIQATGRTSRLFAGGITKGLSVLIVDNEKVFNGLVRQMRWRFTEFKMASFEELNLDEILKQIDEDREKVRLVMEGKISARVKDLVKSSLMIVESPNKARTIASFFGQPSKRRIGDLVAYEVSIGNRMLTILASGGHMFDLVTNDGYHGVLIENKSDDIRFIPLYDTIKRCRDCGHQFIDWEKKGTCPRCGSTNVHDALQNVKAMREIAQEVDEILIATDPDTEGEKIAWDIRNVLSPYTPNIKRIEFHEVTRPAILRALEEARDVNEGRVNAQIVRRVEDRWIGFELSQELQRVFENYNLSAGRVQTPVLGWIIERYREFTESETYFLGLELDNGLRITVELGKDGKKVEPPEEVTVESVRLEERDITPAPPYTTDTMLKDASTFLKLSAHETMRLAQDLFEAGLTTYHRTDSTHVSNTGIEIAKEYITQGIGEEYFKPRPWGEEGAHECIRPTRPIDTGRLMQLIRDNIVQLPKNLTRNHYRLYDMIFRKFMASQMPAAKILHEKATINTGVGKVEIEGYTELLNSGWSRIRKLPLRELPKLEAGQRFKVVESKRWKAPKVQLYSQGDIIAMMKNRKIGRPSTYAKIVKTLLQRYYVIETRGRKKLLPTEQGMKVYHYLMQKYRDLVNEEKTRELEELMDLIEEEQEDYQKVLQRLYSELKEYTNSNM